Below is a window of Flavobacterium sp. N2820 DNA.
GTTTAATTTTTTAGCTTCATCACTTGTAAAAGGCATTCTCAACAAAATGAAAGCATCAGCTAAACCTTGCACACCTAATCCAACCGGACGGTGACGCATGTTTGAGTTTTCTGCCTCAATAACAGGATAATAATTTCTATCGATTACCTTGTTTAAGTTGCGTGTTACACGTTTTGTTACGTTGTACAATAATTCATGATTGAATGCGCCGTTTTCAACAAACATTGGCAACGAAATAGAAGCCAAGTTACATACTGCAATTTCGTCTGCAGAAGTGTATTCCATGATTTCTGTACATAAATTAGACGAACGAATGGTTCCCAAATTCTTTTGGTTTGATTTTCTGTTCGCTGCATCTTTGTACAACATATATGGTGTTCCTGTTTCAATTTGAGATTCTAATATTTTTTCCCAAAGTTCACGTGCTTTAATGGTTTTTCTTCCTTTTCCTTGTGCTTCGTATGAAAGATATAAAGCTTCAAATTCATCTCCATATACTTCATCCAAACCTGGACATTCGTTTGGACACATTAACGTCCAAGTGGTGTCTTCTTCCACACGTTTCATGAATAAGTCAGAAGTCCACATGGCAAAGAATAAATCTCTTGCACGCATTTCTTCTTTACCCGTGTTCTTTTTCAAATCTAAAAATTCGAAAATATCAGCATGCCAAGTTTCTAAGTAAATAGCGAAACTTCCTTTACGTTTTCCTCCACCTTGATCTACGTAACGAGCAGTATCGTTGAAAACACGCAACATTGGAACAATTCCATTTGAAGTTCCGTTTGTACCACGAATATATGAACCCGTTGCACGAACATTGTGAATTGCTAAGCCAATTCCTCCCGCTGATTGCGAAATTTTAGCCGTTTGTTTTAAGGTGTCATAAATTCCATCAATACTATCATCTTTCATGGTTAATAAGAAACAAGATGACATTTGAGGTTTTGGTGTTCCTGCGTTGAATAATGTTGGTGTAGCGTGTGTAAAGAACTTTTTCGACATTAATTCGTACGTTTCAATTACCGATTCCATATCGTTTAAATGGATTCCAACCGAAACACGCATTAACATATGTTGTGGGCGTTCCACAATTTTTCCATTGATTCTTAACAAATACGAACGCTCTAAAGTTTTGAAACCAAAGTAATCGTAATTAAAATCGCGGTTATATATGATGTGAGAATTTAAAAATTCTGCATTGGCTTGAATTACTTCATGC
It encodes the following:
- a CDS encoding ribonucleoside-diphosphate reductase subunit alpha, yielding MYVVKRDGHKEPVMFDKITDRIKKLCYGLNDMVDAVKVAMRVIEGLYDGVTTSELDNLAAETAASMTVTHPDYAQLAARIAISNLHKNTNKSFSETMSEMYHYVNPRTNQEAPLISDEVHEVIQANAEFLNSHIIYNRDFNYDYFGFKTLERSYLLRINGKIVERPQHMLMRVSVGIHLNDMESVIETYELMSKKFFTHATPTLFNAGTPKPQMSSCFLLTMKDDSIDGIYDTLKQTAKISQSAGGIGLAIHNVRATGSYIRGTNGTSNGIVPMLRVFNDTARYVDQGGGKRKGSFAIYLETWHADIFEFLDLKKNTGKEEMRARDLFFAMWTSDLFMKRVEEDTTWTLMCPNECPGLDEVYGDEFEALYLSYEAQGKGRKTIKARELWEKILESQIETGTPYMLYKDAANRKSNQKNLGTIRSSNLCTEIMEYTSADEIAVCNLASISLPMFVENGAFNHELLYNVTKRVTRNLNKVIDRNYYPVIEAENSNMRHRPVGLGVQGLADAFILLRMPFTSDEAKKLNQEIFETLYFAAVTASMEMAKEEGPYSTFEGSPIANGEFQHNLWGLKDEELSGRWDWASLRKEVMANGVRNSLLVAPMPTASTSQILGNNEAFEPYTSNIYTRRVLSGEFIVVNKHLLNDLVERGLWNETLKQEIMRHNGSVQNIERIPSDLKELYKTVWEMSMKDIIDMSRQRGYFIDQSQSLNLFMQDANYAKLTSMHFYAWKSGLKTGMYYLRTKSAVDAIKFTLNNDKKAEPIEVQEQPIAQKLEAIAVLEEPAEMTAEEYRAMIELAKNAGPEDCEMCGS